One stretch of Tenrec ecaudatus isolate mTenEca1 chromosome 18, mTenEca1.hap1, whole genome shotgun sequence DNA includes these proteins:
- the RAB4B gene encoding ras-related protein Rab-4B isoform X2: protein MGDFLFKFLVIGSAGTGKSCLLHQFIENKFKQDSNHTIGVEFGSRVVNVGGKTVKLQIWDTAGQERFRSVTRSYYRGAAGALLVYDITSRETYNSLAAWLTDARTLASPNIVVILCGNKKDLEPEREVTFLEASRFAQENELMFLETSALTGENVEEAFLKCARTILNKIDSGELDPERMGSGIQYGDASLRQLRQPRSAQAVAPQPCGC, encoded by the exons ATGGGAG ACTTCCTCTTCAAATTCCTGGTGATCGGCAGTGCAGGAACCGGCAAATCATGTCTCCTCCATCAGTTCATTGAGAATAAGT TTAAACAGGATTCCAATCACACCATCGGCGTGGAGTTTGGATCCCGGGTGGTCAACGTGGGTGGGAAGACTGTGAAGCTACAGATTTGGGACACGGCCGGCCAGGAGCGGTTTCG GTCGGTGACGCGGAGTTATTACCGAGGGGCAgccggagccctgctggtgtacgaCATCACCAG CCGGGAGACGTACAACTCGCTGGCCGCCTGGCTGACGGACGCTCGCACGCTGGCCAGCCCCAACATCGTGGTCATCCTCTGTGGCAACAAGAAAGATCTGGAGCCGGAGCGGGAGGTCACGTTCTTGGAGGCCTCTCGCTTTGCCCAGGAGAACG AGCTGATGTTCCTGGAGACCAGTGCGCTCACAGGCGAGAATGTGGAGGAGGCCTTCCTGAAGTGTGCCCGGACCATCCTGAACAAGATCGACTCAG GTGAACTAGACCCCGAGAGGATGGGCTCAGGCATTCAGTACGGCGACGCCTCTCTCCGCCAGCTGCGACAGCCCCGGAGTGCTCAGGCCGTGGCCCCTCAGCCCTGTGGCTGCTGA
- the MIA gene encoding melanoma-derived growth regulatory protein has protein sequence MAGSPVILSVIVLLSTFPGPSVGGRPMPKLADRKLCADEQCSYPISMAVALQDYAAPDCRFLTIHRGQVVYVFSKLKGRGRLFWGGSVQGDYYGDTAARLGYFPSSVVREDQTLKPGKVDVKTDTWDFDCP, from the exons ATGGCCGGGTCTCCAGTGATCCTCAGCGTCATTGTCTTGCTGTCCACCTTCCCAGGGCCTAGCGTCGGAGGCCGCCCCATGCCCAAGCTGGCTGACCGGAAGCTGTGTGCGGACGAGCAATGCAGCT ACCCTATCTCCATGGCTGTGGCCCTTCAGGATTATGCAGCTCCTGACTGCCGCTTCCTGACCATACACAGGGGCCAGGTGGTGTACGTCTTCTCCAAGCTGAAGGGCAGAGGACGACTCTTCTGGGGAGGCAGC GTTCAGGGAGATTACTATGGAGACACGGCGGCCCGCCTGGGCTATTTTCCCAGCAGCGTTGTCCGGGAGGACCAGACTCTGAAACCTGGCAAAGTCGATGTGAAGACTGAT acGTGGGATTTCGACTGCCCGTGA
- the EGLN2 gene encoding prolyl hydroxylase EGLN2 isoform X2 codes for MDSPCQPQPLSQAHPPLPGSVSEPSEAGRARMGVESYLPCPLLPSYHCPEAPGEASAGNGTSRAAAAAPTTSPLGEGFGGHDGGELRALRSEGAAALVTKGCQRLASQGARPEAPKRKWAEDGGDAPAPSKRPWARQEHQEAAEEEEEEEEEEEEEGSGACGSGSGEVRARLKEEALLPTTLERLALDYIVPCMRYYGICVKDSFLGAALCGRVLAEVETLKRDGRLCDGQLVSQRAIPPRSIRGDQITWVEGHEPGCQSIGALMAHVDTVIRHCAGRLGGYVINGRTKVHGGLLQIFPEGRPVVANIEPLFDRLLIFWSDRRNPHEVKPAYATRYAITVWYFDAKERAAAKDKYQLASGQKGVQVPVSQPTPPT; via the exons ATGGACAGCCCGTGCCAGCCTCAGCCCCTGAGTCAGGCTCACCCACCGTTGCCAGGGTCTGTGTCGGAGCCCTCCGAGGCTGGCCGGGCCAGGATGGGGGTGGAGAGCTACCTGCCCTGTCCCCTGCTGCCCTCCTACCACTGCCCGGAAGCGCCCGGTGAGGCCTCAGCGGGCAACGGGACCTCCCGAGCTGCAGCTGCTGCCCCCACTACCAGCCCTCTGGGAGAGGGCTTCGGCGGTCACGATGGTGGTGAGCTGCGGGCGCTGCGGAGTGAAGGCGCCGCAGCCCTGGTCACCAAGGGGTGCCAGCGGCTGGCATCTCAGGGTGCCCGGCCTGAGGCCCCAAAGCGGAAATGGGCAGAGGATGGTGGGGATGCCCCTGCCCCCAGCAAGCGGCCCTGGGCCCGGCAGGAGCACCAGGAGGCAgccgaggaagaggaggaggaggaggaggaggaggaggaagaaggcagCGGGGCCTGTGGCAGTGGCAGTGGGGAGGTGAGAGCCAGGCTGAAAGAGGAAGCGCTGCTGCCCACCACTCTGGAGCGCCTGGCCCTGGACTACATCGTGCCCTGCATGCGGTACTACGGCATCTGCGTCAAGGACAGCTTCCTGGGGGCGGCGCTCTGTGGCCGCGTGCTGGCCGAGGTGGAGACCCTGAAGCGGGACGGGCGCCTGTGTGACGGGCAGCTGGTGAGCCAGCGTGCCATCCCGCCGCGCAGCATCCGCGGGGACCAGATCACCTGGGTGGAAGGCCACGAGCCAGGCTGCCAGAGCATCGGGGCCCTCATGGCGCACGTGGACACGGTGATTCGGCACTGCGCAGGGCGGCTGGGGGGCTACGTCATCAATGGGCGCACCAAG GTGCACGGCGGCTTGCTTCAGATCTTCCCCGAGGGCCGGCCTGTGGTCGCCAACATCGAACCGCTATTCGACCGCCTGCTCATTTTCTGGTCTGATCGGCGGAACCCCCATGAGGTGAAGCCGGCCTATGCCACCAG GTACGCCATCACTGTCTGGTATTTTGATGCCAAGGAGCGGGCAGCAGCCAAAGACAAATACCAGCTAG CTTCAGGACAGaagggagtccaagtgcccgtgtcaCAGCCAACCCCGCCCACTTAG
- the EGLN2 gene encoding prolyl hydroxylase EGLN2 isoform X1, giving the protein MDSPCQPQPLSQAHPPLPGSVSEPSEAGRARMGVESYLPCPLLPSYHCPEAPGEASAGNGTSRAAAAAPTTSPLGEGFGGHDGGELRALRSEGAAALVTKGCQRLASQGARPEAPKRKWAEDGGDAPAPSKRPWARQEHQEAAEEEEEEEEEEEEEGSGACGSGSGEVRARLKEEALLPTTLERLALDYIVPCMRYYGICVKDSFLGAALCGRVLAEVETLKRDGRLCDGQLVSQRAIPPRSIRGDQITWVEGHEPGCQSIGALMAHVDTVIRHCAGRLGGYVINGRTKAMVACYPGNGLGYVRHVDNPHGDGRCITCIYYLNQNWDVKVHGGLLQIFPEGRPVVANIEPLFDRLLIFWSDRRNPHEVKPAYATRYAITVWYFDAKERAAAKDKYQLASGQKGVQVPVSQPTPPT; this is encoded by the exons ATGGACAGCCCGTGCCAGCCTCAGCCCCTGAGTCAGGCTCACCCACCGTTGCCAGGGTCTGTGTCGGAGCCCTCCGAGGCTGGCCGGGCCAGGATGGGGGTGGAGAGCTACCTGCCCTGTCCCCTGCTGCCCTCCTACCACTGCCCGGAAGCGCCCGGTGAGGCCTCAGCGGGCAACGGGACCTCCCGAGCTGCAGCTGCTGCCCCCACTACCAGCCCTCTGGGAGAGGGCTTCGGCGGTCACGATGGTGGTGAGCTGCGGGCGCTGCGGAGTGAAGGCGCCGCAGCCCTGGTCACCAAGGGGTGCCAGCGGCTGGCATCTCAGGGTGCCCGGCCTGAGGCCCCAAAGCGGAAATGGGCAGAGGATGGTGGGGATGCCCCTGCCCCCAGCAAGCGGCCCTGGGCCCGGCAGGAGCACCAGGAGGCAgccgaggaagaggaggaggaggaggaggaggaggaggaagaaggcagCGGGGCCTGTGGCAGTGGCAGTGGGGAGGTGAGAGCCAGGCTGAAAGAGGAAGCGCTGCTGCCCACCACTCTGGAGCGCCTGGCCCTGGACTACATCGTGCCCTGCATGCGGTACTACGGCATCTGCGTCAAGGACAGCTTCCTGGGGGCGGCGCTCTGTGGCCGCGTGCTGGCCGAGGTGGAGACCCTGAAGCGGGACGGGCGCCTGTGTGACGGGCAGCTGGTGAGCCAGCGTGCCATCCCGCCGCGCAGCATCCGCGGGGACCAGATCACCTGGGTGGAAGGCCACGAGCCAGGCTGCCAGAGCATCGGGGCCCTCATGGCGCACGTGGACACGGTGATTCGGCACTGCGCAGGGCGGCTGGGGGGCTACGTCATCAATGGGCGCACCAAG GCCATGGTGGCGTGTTACCCAGGCAACGGGCTGGGGTACGTGAGGCACGTAGACAATCCCCACGGCGACGGGCGATGCATCACTTGCATCTATTACCTGAATCAGAACTGGGACGTCAAG GTGCACGGCGGCTTGCTTCAGATCTTCCCCGAGGGCCGGCCTGTGGTCGCCAACATCGAACCGCTATTCGACCGCCTGCTCATTTTCTGGTCTGATCGGCGGAACCCCCATGAGGTGAAGCCGGCCTATGCCACCAG GTACGCCATCACTGTCTGGTATTTTGATGCCAAGGAGCGGGCAGCAGCCAAAGACAAATACCAGCTAG CTTCAGGACAGaagggagtccaagtgcccgtgtcaCAGCCAACCCCGCCCACTTAG
- the RAB4B gene encoding ras-related protein Rab-4B isoform X1, translating into MAETYDFLFKFLVIGSAGTGKSCLLHQFIENKFKQDSNHTIGVEFGSRVVNVGGKTVKLQIWDTAGQERFRSVTRSYYRGAAGALLVYDITSRETYNSLAAWLTDARTLASPNIVVILCGNKKDLEPEREVTFLEASRFAQENELMFLETSALTGENVEEAFLKCARTILNKIDSGELDPERMGSGIQYGDASLRQLRQPRSAQAVAPQPCGC; encoded by the exons ATGGCCGAGACCTACG ACTTCCTCTTCAAATTCCTGGTGATCGGCAGTGCAGGAACCGGCAAATCATGTCTCCTCCATCAGTTCATTGAGAATAAGT TTAAACAGGATTCCAATCACACCATCGGCGTGGAGTTTGGATCCCGGGTGGTCAACGTGGGTGGGAAGACTGTGAAGCTACAGATTTGGGACACGGCCGGCCAGGAGCGGTTTCG GTCGGTGACGCGGAGTTATTACCGAGGGGCAgccggagccctgctggtgtacgaCATCACCAG CCGGGAGACGTACAACTCGCTGGCCGCCTGGCTGACGGACGCTCGCACGCTGGCCAGCCCCAACATCGTGGTCATCCTCTGTGGCAACAAGAAAGATCTGGAGCCGGAGCGGGAGGTCACGTTCTTGGAGGCCTCTCGCTTTGCCCAGGAGAACG AGCTGATGTTCCTGGAGACCAGTGCGCTCACAGGCGAGAATGTGGAGGAGGCCTTCCTGAAGTGTGCCCGGACCATCCTGAACAAGATCGACTCAG GTGAACTAGACCCCGAGAGGATGGGCTCAGGCATTCAGTACGGCGACGCCTCTCTCCGCCAGCTGCGACAGCCCCGGAGTGCTCAGGCCGTGGCCCCTCAGCCCTGTGGCTGCTGA
- the LOC142431940 gene encoding cytochrome P450 2F3-like: MMGSGLVALLLLLLVLALLWWARGVRGTRIPGALPPGPVALPLLGNLLQLQSGRLDHTLMELSRRWGPVFTVWLGPRPAVVLCGYEALRDALVLQADTFAGRGTLAAFERFMRGNGIIFSNGPRWRALRNFTLGALKEFGLGTQTIEERVVEEASSLLEEFRATQGVPFDPRQLLDNAVSNVICSVVFGNRYGYGDPQFLRLLDLFSDNFRIMSSRWGEMYNIFPSLLDWLPGPHHRIFRNFAELRVFISEQVQRHRRTRQPGEPRDFIDCFLDQMDKETQADSHFQEETLVMTTHNLFFGGTETTSTTLRYGLLILLKYPEVAAKMQAELDTVVGRARAPRQEDRARLPYTNAVLHEIQRFISVLPLGLPRALTRDAYLRGHFLPKDTFVIPLLVSAHRDPTQFKDPDYFNPTNFLDDQGEFRANDAFMPFGPGKRMCLGAGLARAEIFLFLTAILQQFSLLPVGSTDHMDLTPRYTGLGNLPPAFQLRLEAR, translated from the exons ATGATGGGCAGTGGCCTTGTGGCGCTGCTGTTGCTACTCCTGGTGCTGGCGCTCCTGTGgtgggccaggggtgtgaggggcaccaGGATTCCGGGGGCCCTGCCTCCCGGGCCCGTGGCTCTCCCTTTACTGGGGAACTTGCTGCAGCTGCAATCAGGACGCCTGGACCATACCCTGATGGAG CTGTCGCGTCGCTGGGGCCCGGTGTTCACCGTGTGGCTCGGGCCGCGCCCGGCGGTGGTGCTGTGCGGCTACGAGGCGCTGCGGGACGCCCTGGTGCTGCAGGCTGACACCTTCGCCGGCCGCGGGACCTTGGCCGCCTTTGAACGCTTCATGCGCGGCAACG GCATCATCTTTTCCAATGGGCCGCGTTGGCGGGCACTGCGCAATTTCACCCTGGGAGCCCTGAAGGAGTTCGGCTTGGGTACGCAGACCATCGAGGAGCGCGTGGTGGAGGAGGCCTCGAGTCTGCTGGAGGAGTTTCGAGCCACCCAAG GCGTCCCATTCGACCCGAGGCAGCTGCTGGATAACGCTGTATCTAACGTGATCTGTTCGGTGGTCTTCGGGAACCGCTATGGCTATGGGGACCCCCAGTTCTTGAGGCTCCTGGACCTCTTCAGTGACAACTTCCGCATCATGAGCTCCAGATGGGGCGAG ATGTAcaacattttcccctctctcctggacTGGCTCCCGGGCCCGCACCATCGAATCTTCCGGAACTTCGCAGAGCTGCGCGTCTTCATCTCCGAACAGGTCCAGCGGCACAGGCGGACGCGGCAACCTGGGGAGCCCCGCGATTTTATCGACTGCTTCCTCGACCAGATGGATAAG GAAACACAGGCGGACAGCCATTTCCAGGAGGAGACGTTGGTGATGACCACACACAACCTGTTCTTCGGCGGCACTGAGACCACCAGCACCACCCTGCGCTACGGGCTTCTCATCCTGCTCAAGTACCCAGAGGTGGCAG CCAAGATGCAAGCGGAGCTGGACACCGTGGTAGGTCGGGCGCGCGCCCCGAGGCAGGAGGACCGCGCTCGGCTACCCTACACCAACGCCGTCCTGCATGAGATCCAGCGCTTCATCAGCGTGCTGCCGCTCGGCCTGCCGCGCGCCCTCACCCGCGACGCCTACCTGCGTGGCCACTTCCTGCCTAAG GACACCTTCGTGATTCCCCTGCTGGTGTCTGCGCACCGCGACCCCACCCAGTTCAAGGACCCGGACTACTTCAACCCCACCAACTTCCTGGACGACCAGGGCGAGTTCAGGGCCAACGACGCCTTCATGCCTTTTGGTCCAG GCAAGAGGATGTGCCTGGGGGCGGGGCTGGCCCGCGCCGaaatcttcctcttcctcacggCCATCCTGCAGCAGTTCAGCCTGCTCCCCGTGGGGAGCACTGACCACATGGACCTCACTCCGCGGTACACAGGCCTGGGTAACTTGCCGCCGGCCTTCCAGCTCCGCCTGGAGGCCCGCTGA